Proteins from one Triticum aestivum cultivar Chinese Spring chromosome 7A, IWGSC CS RefSeq v2.1, whole genome shotgun sequence genomic window:
- the LOC123150622 gene encoding probable 2-oxoglutarate-dependent dioxygenase SLC1 gives MAIVGLSNAGDRLPPKRAVGDDDEAAAADYRLKGVRHLSDAGITRLPGKYVLPASDRPGRSVSAGTRVKLPVVDLGRLRVPSERAAVLKTLEAACREFGFFQVVNHGVDVDGAAARMLDVAARFFELPFQERARYMSADVRAPVRYGTSFNQANDAVLCWRDFLKLSCAPPLRDVVPSWPDSPADLREVAAEYASANRRVFVEVVEAALEAMGIGGGDGVMEELATAGSHMMTVNCYPACPQPELTLGMPPHSDYGFLTLVLQDDVEGLQVMHGGEWLTVDPVPGSFVVNIGDHFEIYSNGRYKSVLHRVGVNSTRPRISVASFHSVGAERVVGPAAELLDQGRGGEPRRYMDTDFATFLAYLASAEGKHKTFLQSRRLAFADVHF, from the exons ATGGCGATAGTTGGCTTGTCAAATGCGGGCGACCGCCTGCCTCCCAAGAGAGCGGTCGGCGACGACGATGAAGCTGCCGCAGCCGACTACCGCCTCAAAGGCGTGAGGCACCTCTCCGACGCCGGCATTACCAGGCTTCCAGGCAAGTACGTCCTGCCGGCCTCGGATCGCCCCGGCCGGAGCGTCAGCGCGGGCACGAGGGTGAAGCTCCCCGTCGTGGACCTCGGGCGCCTCCGCGTGCCCTCAGAGCGAGCGGCCGTGTTGAAAACTCTCGAAGCCGCATGCCGGGAGTTCGGCTTCTTCCAGGTGGTGAACCACGGCGTGGACGTTGATGGGGCGGCCGCCAGGATGCTTGACGTGGCGGCGCGGTTCTTCGAGCTTCCCTTCCAGGAGCGCGCGCGGTACATGTCGGCTGATGTCCGCGCGCCCGTTCGGTACGGTACGAGCTTCAACCAGGCCAACGACGCCGTCCTCTGCTGGCGAGACTTCCTCAAGCTCTCCTGCGCGCCGCCGCTGCGCGACGTGGTGCCTTCGTGGCCCGACTCGCCGGCGGACCTCAGGGAGGTGGCGGCTGAGTACGCCTCGGCGAACCGGCGGGTGTTCGTTGAGGTCGTGGAGGCGGCGCTGGAGGCCATGGGTATCGGAGGAGGTGACGGCGTGATGGAGGAGCTGGCCACGGCTGGTTCGCACATGATGACGGTGAACTGCTACCCAGCGTGCCCGCAGCCAGAGCTGACGCTGGGGATGCCGCCGCACTCCGACTACGGCTTCCTGACGCTGGTACTCCAGGACGACGTGGAGGGCCTCCAGGTTATGCACGGCGGCGAATGGCTCACCGTCGACCCCGTCCCTGGTTCCTTCGTCGTCAACATCGGCGACCACTTCGAG ATATACAGCAACGGCCGGTATAAGAGCGTGCTGCACCGGGTGGGCGTGAACTCGACGCGCCCGCGCATCTCGGTGGCGTCGTTCCACAGCGTGGGGGCGGAGCGGGTGGTCGGGCCGGCGGCGGAGCTCCTCGACCAGGGCCGCGGCGGGGAACCACGGCGGTATATGGACACCGACTTCGCCACCTTCCTGGCTTACCTCGCCTCTGCCGAGGGCAAGCACAAGACCTTCCTCCAGTCAAGGAGGCTCGCCTTCGCTGACGTCCACTTTTGA